In Natrinema amylolyticum, the DNA window CGCCGTGAAGCCGACCGCGATCGCCAGATTCCGGGCCGCCATGGCAGCGTTCGCGAGCAAGATCGCCGCGACGGCGTAGGAGGACGCTTCGGGCCGCTGGTTGACGTGATCGAGCATCGTCCCGACGACGGCCGTCGAGGAGGCCAGGCCGCCGAAGAAGCCGGTGATCGCGATGCCGCGCCCGCCGTAGGTCGAGACGATCGCGTAGTTAGCGATACCGATCCCCGCGACGGCGACGACCATCAGCCAGATGACCTGCGGCTCGAGCGGGATCGTGATCCCCGCGATTTCGGGCTCGTAGGTGGCCGGGAGCACCGGGTAGATGACGAACGCGAGGATGGCGAACTCCGTCGTCGAGCGCATCTCCTCGCGAGAGAGGCCCCAGGCGAACTCGTGGAGCTCCCGCTTTAACACCAACAGGAGCGACGAGAGAACGGCGACGGTGACGCCCTCGAGGATGAAGCCGGCGGCGACCAGGACGCCGACGCCGTAGGCGACGAGCATCGAGACTGAGGTCGTCAGCGACAGTCCCGTCTCCTCGGGATCGTCCTCCATGAGCCCCTGGACGGCGAGCAAGACGCCCTGGACGATCACCAGGAACCCGCCCAACGGGAGCAGACTCTCGCCGACGCCGCCCTCGCGCACGAGCACGGTAAAGACCGCACCGAGCAGACTGATCAGCGAGAAGGTTCGGATACCCGCCGACTTCTGGGACCACTCGCGTTCGAGTCCGAGGAACATCCCCAGCGCGCCCGCGAGGGCCATCCGGACGACCGTCTCCTCGAGGGGTGCGTCAGCGATCTGCAGCGCTACCTCGTTCACTGCTGATCGTTCGCCGCGATCACACATAAGCGACGTGCCGGGAGCGAACGGAGAACGAGCGTCGCGACTCCTGATGATGTCCGACGATACCGATGGAACCGAACGGCTTCCGGATCGCGTTACAGGTCGACGTACTGCGATTCCCAGTCGCGGCGCGCCTCGAGTTCGCGGCGGCCGCGGCGGGTGAGCGTGTAGAAGTTCGTTCGACGATCTCGGCGGCCCTTTTCGACGAGGCCCTTGTCGACGAGCGTATCGAGATTGGGATAGAGCCGTCCGTGGTGGATCTCTTTTTCGTAGTACTGTTCGAGTTCCTCCTTGATCGCCAGTCCGTGGGGTTCGTCCTCGCCAGCGATGACGTAGAGCAGGTCACGCTGGAATCCTGTCAGGTCGTACATTGGGAAAGTACCAATCGTACTTACTGTCGAATTTTAATAAGGCTATCGGGTCGTTTCGATCGAAAGGGGGCTATTACCAGTGAGGGCTCTCGTTTTCAGCGTCAACGATCCATAACACCCGTGATGGATCGCACGGCGAACCACACATAACGCGCAGTTCATGTTTACAGTTCAGGGATTACGTTTCGGTACAATTATATTGGATAAACGCATTATTGCCGACTCATATCGGGAGATAATAACGGCAGCAGTGCCACTGAGTGAATGGATATCGAAACAGGAAAGCAGATCGCGTGACGGAAAAAGTCACGCGATCGCTTGCCGCCCTGAATTGGTCCCCGCTGACGCTTCGGCCCTCCAAGCGAAGCGTCACGTGAAACGTTCTGCCGTGTGTACTTAAATGTAACGACACGGTCCAGGGTCGGGGACGACGATGCCGTCTCGGCGCACGCGGTCGCGATCAGATGTGCTCTTCCTCGAGTACCCAGCCGAGCGCGCGCTTGTAGTAGGTGAACATCTCCTCGACGCCGTCGTGGCGCATTTCGTCGCTCTCGAGGTGCTCTTTGAGAAACTCGTACTGCTCGCGGATTTCGTCTTCGTCACGCATACCCGTGACTACCGACCGGACGGGGAAAAAAGCCGCCACGCGGAGCGGGGCAGCATCGATTCCCTCGGCCCGGAGTCACACTCGAGCGGGCGAGGAGACAGTGCCGACTGGCCACACGTGCGCGAACGAGATGCTCGACTCGACAGTAACGGGAACCAACTGCCGCTGTCGATAGGGGTCATCACTGCGCGCCGAGCGTCGTCGTTTCGGGTCGGAAGGATAGGGTTTCCGGCCTGAAACGATCTCGAACGGTCGGTTCGCTGTGACACTCGATGCTCGGCGTCGATCCGCTGACGCTCGCGTCGAAAAAGGACTGCACATCGATGCTCGAGTCGATACGATCGAAATCGATGGGACACGGCCCGCGGTGGGCCCGATGGAACCGATTACGAACTGTTCTCGTCGTCGCTCTCGTTGTCACTTTCCGTCTCGTTACCGCTCTCCGTCTCGTTGCCCTCGGTTCCGCCCTCGCCGAACGTCAGCGTGACGTCCTCGTCGCCGCCGTCGATTTCGACGTCGTCT includes these proteins:
- a CDS encoding MgtC/SapB family protein, translating into MNEVALQIADAPLEETVVRMALAGALGMFLGLEREWSQKSAGIRTFSLISLLGAVFTVLVREGGVGESLLPLGGFLVIVQGVLLAVQGLMEDDPEETGLSLTTSVSMLVAYGVGVLVAAGFILEGVTVAVLSSLLLVLKRELHEFAWGLSREEMRSTTEFAILAFVIYPVLPATYEPEIAGITIPLEPQVIWLMVVAVAGIGIANYAIVSTYGGRGIAITGFFGGLASSTAVVGTMLDHVNQRPEASSYAVAAILLANAAMAARNLAIAVGFTAGGGTDILIEAIVPLGAVILLAFAVAALTADWSESGPMELESPFSLKNALGFGAVFLVVLVFGSLAETWFGTLGFYATAVASGFVSSAGATTSAVVLYRGGQLGPAEATIAILLATVSSIVVKALLAATSANDGFRNRVAAYSTILLLGGAIASVLLVV
- a CDS encoding PadR family transcriptional regulator, with protein sequence MYDLTGFQRDLLYVIAGEDEPHGLAIKEELEQYYEKEIHHGRLYPNLDTLVDKGLVEKGRRDRRTNFYTLTRRGRRELEARRDWESQYVDL